A portion of the Bactrocera neohumeralis isolate Rockhampton chromosome 2, APGP_CSIRO_Bneo_wtdbg2-racon-allhic-juicebox.fasta_v2, whole genome shotgun sequence genome contains these proteins:
- the LOC126763487 gene encoding protocadherin beta-9 isoform X5, with protein MSIDYFTSFVRSPPEPPATVLTSLSKATTGAILDSRCYLEGGGSAESFLANEDLEVGAIIGKLRINGNPEIEGGDIDLSLREKDAPIKIISSTKDLSLSVQLDKEGVVGPSSVYVNVICTRRRSVDPSFVIPVNVRVIDVNDNSPIWISAPYTVTLSEVTVSGTRILQGAHAEDADQPGPFSTVEYQILPGPYSDFVQFLNPLEGTLVLKKSLDYETMQNFTVKLRAQDQGSPPKYTDTTLRVVITDADDQNPKFQYNSYTGELPSDGRPGDLRLRPEPINAVDQDEGICAPIQYTIVQSQDTTYFRINPHSGIITLLTPIGYADLVNGATLVVKATQIDNADRYALTTVMLTRQGVRSDLSALSFVQQKFFMRIREDTAVGNRILALPSNKPGKHLKYTILDPVNSQFFSVGSLGEVILVKPLDYEKMTKHNFQVMATDGLTNITADITMQVIDVNDWEPRFRETHYEFVIPKNALHSSSESLEGVIVGKVEAADGDRNDKLELSLKGQHAGLFEIDTKGCIYMRPEELQGLNESTVHLIATATDSGIPPRSTSVPVTVTMERLAIAQTSWSTSFIGMLGIFISVFIIIIIILTCYIIHSKNKRRKGTPPLGRNRVHSHAHSTMSSANLVTHEKISNNGTGTVVTSGNSGVSVLHMKHDGNISMSNPISSGLNHSAIGKSLATNLEHEAKGDQERDRERQRESYAATVRSIVSRASANGQLYEEDEIENDSLSNKNRESGNNNKETAWEESTSLQRGATSIPNLDCSIVRASNLLAATEIMGSSENNLTVYF; from the exons cCACTACTGGTGCAATCTTGGATTCACGTTGTTATCTTGAAGGTGGCGGTTCAGCAGAGAGCTTTCTCGCCAATGAAGATCTGGAAGTGGGAGCGATTATTGGAAAGCTACGAATAAATGGAAATCCCGAAATAGAAGGTGGTGATATTGATTTATCTCTACGCGAAAAAGACGCTCCAATCAAAATAATATCAAGCACCAAAGATTTGTCTCTATCTGTGCAATTGGACAAGGAAGGAGTTGTGGGGCCCTCATCAGTTTATGTAAATGTTATTTGTACTCGTCGTCGATCTGTTGATCCG AGTTTTGTGATTCCGGTTAATGTACGCGTAATCGATGTCAACGACAACTCCCCGATTTGGATAAGTGCACCATATACCGTAACGCTTTCTGAAGTTACTGTATCCGGTACAAGAATACTACAAGGTGCACATGCAGAAGACGCAGATCAACCAGGTCCATTTTCTACAGTCGAATACCAAATATTACCCGGACCGTATTCGGATTTTGTCCAGTTTTTGAACCCTCTCGAAGGTACATTAGTACTAAAAAAGTCGTTGGACTACGAAACTATGCAAAATTTTACAGTGAAACTTAGGGCTCAAGATCAGGGTAGTCCGCCAAAATATACGGACACAACACTAAGAGTAGTGATTACAGATGCAGATGACCAAAACCctaaatttcaatataactCCTACACTGGAGAGCTCCCAAGCGATGGACGTCCCGGTGATTTAAGGTTACGTCCAGAACCCATAAACGCTGTGGACCAGGATGAAGGCATATGTGCTCCTATTCAATATACAATTGTTCAATCACAGGATACGACATACTTTCGAATAAACCCTCATAGCGGCATTATAACATTACTGACACCCATCGGCTATGCGGATCTAGTTAACGGTGCGACACTGGTGGTGAAGGCAACACAAATAGACAATGCCGATCGCTATGCCTTAACAACCGTTATGTTAACACGGCAAGGAGTGCGTTCTGATTTAAGTGCGCTGTCATTTGTGCagcaaaagtttttcatgcGAATACGCGAAGATACGGCTGTGGGAAATCGCATTTTAGCATTGCCCTCTAACAAACCGGGAAAACacttaaaatatacaatattggATCCTgtaaattctcaattttttagTGTGGGTTCATTGGGTGAAGTAATATTAGTTAAGCCTCTCGACTATGAGAAGATGACAAAACATAATTTTCAAGTAATGGCAACGGATGGTTTGACAAATATTACTGCAGATATAACGATGCAAGTTATCGATGTAAATGACTGGGAGCCTAGATTTCGAGAGACACATTACGAGTTTGTGATTCCAAAGAAC GCTCTTCACTCGTCATCTGAATCATTGGAAGGTGTAATTGTTGGAAAAGTAGAAGCAGCCGATGGGGATCGTAACGACAAACTCGAGCTATCGTTGAAAGGACAACACGCTGGTCTTTTTGAAATAGATACGAAGGGATGCATTTACATGCGTCCTGAGGAGTTACAAGGGCTTAATGAATCCACAGTTCATTTAATAGCCACAGCAACTGATTCAGGGATTCCACCACGTAGTACCTCTGTGCCAGTCACTGTGACCATGGAAAGACTCGCAATTGCTCAAACATCTTGGAGTACCAGTTTCATAGGAATGTTAGGCATATTCATAagtgtatttattattattattataattctcACATGTTACATAATCCACTCAAAGAACAAACGGCGAAAGGGCACACCACCTTTAGGACGAAATCGGGTCCACAGCCATGCACACAGCACAATGTCTTCCGCAAACTTAGTCACTCACGAAAAAATTTCCAATAATGGTACTGGAACTGTCGTCACGAGCGGCAATAGTGGAGTTTCTGTGCTGCATATGAAGCATGACGGTAATATATCAATGTCAAACCCAATTAGCAGTGGTCTAAATCATTCCGCAATTGGCAAGAGTCTGGCAACGAATTTGGAACATGAAGCTAAGGGTGATCAGGAGCGTGATCGGGAAAGACAGCGAGAAAGTTATGCGGCGACAGTAAGAA GTATAGTGTCACGAGCCTCTGCCAATGGGCAGTTGTACGAAGAAGATGAAATAGAGAATGACTCCCTTTCAAACAAGAACAGGGAATCAGGTAACAACAATAAAGAAACAGCGTGGGAAGAGTCAACTAGTTTGCAAAGAGGAGCAACttctataccaaatttagactGTAGTATCGTTAGAGCTTCAAATCTTCTGGCGGCAACAGAAATAATGGGTTcttcggaaaataatttaactgtatatttttag